In Anthonomus grandis grandis chromosome 16, icAntGran1.3, whole genome shotgun sequence, a single window of DNA contains:
- the LOC126745701 gene encoding uncharacterized protein LOC126745701, whose product MVEKLNNKREEVIKLRSEIDKLMLNEELLKISISDQKEKISLLQKDLEEANSICKKMITSIRLLEAENQSYSCEIPSLKNDMEVFKASNSREEVIQDSSDIEFDTHCTLSTELDNPSSTKNLTVPDVKEFFVTSNPVNVCRKQVLVFGDQTARGVASRMTHSLDSKIYSIHGEVHSNYTLSQMANRIFELTTDYVSTDNIIVCLDLGSTYFDCHSFYGLLSLGKFTNLTLSLTYDDTNKFNYFHVVSICKRFLKSQRASVRIFSNNSQNNKFRISKSALCVRLVLFVTVSYALKRNFVLSPVPLSNVNFDKHSSGSNSDSSPLTLNSTSA is encoded by the coding sequence ATGGTTgagaaattaaataacaaaagagAAGAGGTTATTAAGTTGCGATCTGAGATTGATAAATTAATGCTGAATGAAgagcttttgaaaatttctatttCTGATCAGAAGGAAAAAATATCTTTACTCCAGAAAGATCTAGAAGAAGCTAATTCGATATGCAAAAAAATGATTACTTCAATTAGACTTCTTGAAGCAGAAAATCAATCATACTCTTGTGAAATACCTTCTCTCAAAAATGACATGGAGGTATTTAAAGCCTCTAACTCACGCGAGGAAGTTATCCAGGATTCTTCGGATATCGAATTTGACACTCATTGTACACTTAGTACAGAACTTGACAATCCTTCTAGTACCAAGAATTTAACAGTACCTGATGTTAAAGAGTTTTTTGTGACAAGTAATCCTGTCAATGTATGCAGAAAGCAGGTCCTGGTGTTTGGTGATCAGACTGCAAGAGGTGTAGCCTCTAGGATGACACATTCTTTGGACTCTAAGATCTATTCTATTCACGGTGAAGTTCACTCCAACTATACTTTATCCCAGATGGCAAACCGTATATTTGAATTAACCACTGACTATGTTAGTACggataatattattgtttgctTAGATTTAGGATCAACTTATTTTGACTGTCACTCCTTTTATGGTTTACTTTCTTTGGGTAAATTCACTAATTTAACTTTAAGCTTAACTTACGATGATacaaataagtttaattattttcatgtgGTATCTATTTGTAAGAGATTTCTTAAGTCCCAAAGGGCTTCAGTAAGAATTTTCAGCAATAActctcaaaataataaatttagaattagtAAGAGTGCTCTTTGTGTTCGTCTGGTTTTGTTTGTTACTGTTAGTTATgcgttaaaaagaaattttgtactCTCCCCCGTTCCATTATCTAATGTTAATTTTGATAAGCATTCCAGTGGCTCTAACTCTGATAGTTCTCCTCTTACTCTTAACTCTACTTCAGCTTAA